The sequence ATCCCGGTTGCGGATCTGTTCGAAGAGAATGCGAACCTCGTCTATCATACAGATTTCTTTCATCCGAATGCGACAGGCTATGCATTGATGGAAGATCGCTATGTGAGCGTCCTGCATGATTGGGGTTTGCAAGTACGCGTCCAGGGGGAAAAGGACAGGTAGGAGATGATTGCTTGAATGGATGGAAAATAGCCTTCTTCACATTATCCGGCGTTGTGGCTGCGGGATTTGCCGGGGTGCTGTTCCTGATCGGTTCAGCCGGTGAATCGCAGGAGCTGCCAGCTGCGGAAGTGATCGGTGAAGGAGAAGCGAACCACCTGACGGTTCGCACGACAAAGAAAGACTTCGAGGGCATCGCGAATACATATATCCGTGACGCGATGAAAGGTGAAAAGCTGCCCGTGCAGATGAAAGTGAAGGATGATGTGATCCTTTATTCGGAGCTGACGGTATTTTCGTTCCGGCTGCCAGTCGTCATGCACTTCGATCCGATCGTCAGAGAGGATGGAAACCTCATACTGAAGCAATCCTCCATGGAACTCGGACAGCTGAACATCCAGCCATCCGCTGTTTTGAAGGTCCTGCGGGATTCAATCAAGCTGCCTTCCTGGATGATCGTCCGGCCGAAGGAGGAAGAGATTTTCATCGACTTGTCGAAAGTTCCGGTCGCCAAAGGGGTATCCGTCCGTGCAAAATCGTTCAACCTGGAGAAGGATGAGATTGTTCTCGATGTGTCAATTCTGAAAAGATAAGGAGTGCAGACGATGAAACAAGTAGCGACATTTGCAGGCGGCTGTTTCTGGTGCATGGTGAAACCGTTCCATAAGTATGACGGCGTCGAATCCGTTGTTTCGGGCTATACTGGCGGTGACGTGCCGAACCCCACCTATCAGATGGTCTGTTCGGAAACGACGGGCCACCGGGAGGCCGTGCAGATAGAATTTGACGATGAAGTGATATCGTACAGGGAATTGCTGGACATCTTTTGGCGGCAGATCGACCCGACAGACAGCGGCGGACAGTTTTTTGACCGCGGGGAATCGTACAAGACGGCCATCTATTATCATACGCCTGAACAGCATGAACAAGCTGAACAGTCCAAACGGGAACTTGAGGAATCGAAAAAATTCAGCGAACCGATCGCTACAGATATCCTGCCGGCCAAACCGTTTTATTTGGCAGAAGAAGGGCATCAGGATTACTATAAGAAAAACCCGGGTCATTACAAGCGGTATTCCGTCGGATCCGGTCGCGAACGATTCAAATCAGAGAATTGGAGTGAGCAGCCATGAAAGAAGATCTGAAAAACCGTTTGACAGATTTGCAATATCACGTCACACAGGAACAGGGCACAGAGCCGCCGTTCCAGAACGAATACGACAGCCACTATGAAGACGGCATCTATGTCGATGTCGTGTCAGGAGAGCCCCTGTTCAGTTCGAAAGACAAATATGACGCAGGCTGCGGCTGGCCGAGCTTCACGAAACCGATCGAGAAAGAGGAAGTGACCGAGCATTTCGATGCGTCCCACGGCATGCGGAGGACGGAAGTGCGCAGCAAGACGGCGGATTCCCACCTCGGTCACGTATTTCCGGATGGACCCGGAGAAGCCGGCACCCGGTATTGCATCAACTCTGCAGCCCTGCGTTTTGTCCCTGTCGATAAATTCGACGAAGAAGGGCTCGGGGACTATAAATCCCAATTCAAATAAGAACGGAAGGGGGTCCGCGTATGGACCGCTCTTTTTATCAATTTGTCCTCTCATTCCGCGGCGGCGGAAAAGATGACCTGAATGCGGTATTCGCCGAAAGGATGTTCAACGATCACAGTTTTCCGAAGAGTGAGCGTTCTTTCGACGCATTATCGCGTTATATCGAAGAGAAAGCGGATTCCGAAATGCCCTCTGTTATTTTCGATGACTTGTATCGTCAGTATGAGGAGCGGTATTTGTAAGAGCTCGGCATACCGTTGCAAAGTAAACGGTTTAATTGTATGATGTGTTAAGAAATAGAAAGAAGAGGTGCTTGGACAAATGAGTATACATATCAACGCTAAAAAGGGCGATGTCGCCGATACGATCCTGCTTCCCGGAGATCCCCTCCGTGCGAAGTACATCGCTGAAACATTCTTGGAAGATGTTGTCCAATACAACGAAGTCCGCAACATGTTCGGGTTCACGGGAACATACAAAGGCAAGCGTATTTCCGTACAGGGGACAGGCATGGGTGTTCCGTCAATTTCCATCTATACGACAGAGCTGATGCAGGAATTCGGTGTGAAGAAACTTATCCGCGTCGGTACTTGCGGTGCGATCCAGAAGGACGTCAAAGTCCGCGATGTCATCCTGGCGCAAAGCGCTACGACCAATTCGCCCATCAACCGTACGTTTTTCAACGGTGTCGACTATGCGCCGACGGCTAACTTCGACCTGCTGCTGAAAGCTTATCATGCAGGTAAAGGAAAGGGACTCCACCTCCAGGTCGGTAACGTCTTCACAGAAGACTTTTTCTACAATGAACACGCAGAGCACGAAAAACTTGCTTCGTATGGTGTGCTGGCTGTCGAAATGGAAACTGCCGCACTTTACACACTCGCTGCGAAACACGGCTGTGAAGCACTGTCCATCCTGACAGTGAGCGATCACATCCTGACAGGCGAGGCAACTTCATCCGAAGAACGTCAGACGACCTTCAACGAAATGATCGAAGTTGCTCTGGAAGCTGCGATCCAGGAGTAATAGATAAAAGGGCCGCATGCAAATCAGCGGCCCTTTTTCGACGGTATTGGCAATTCAACGAAGAAAGTGGGATCCCAAATGGACGAAAACGAACAGCGGGAGCCGAGCCGCTCGCCGGAACCAGAGCGTACGCCTTCTGCGAACCGCTACTTTAAGATCAAGCCGTTTTCTTTCGTCATGCTGATTTTCACGCTGGTCATCCTGACAGCGGGAATCACTTTTTTCGCGCTGACATTCGGTGAGGACAAAGTGGTGGAAGTGGTCAGTCCGCAGAAAACGGACAGGGCTGAATTCCAGAAATTGTATGACGCATATGACGAAATCAAGAAGAACTACTACGAAAATATCGACGACAATAAAGTTCTGGACGGCGCCATCAACGGGATGGTCGATTCTTTGGATGATCCGTATTCGGATTACCTCAACAAAGAGGAGACCGAGCATCTGATGGAAAACATCTCATCGAGTTTCCAGGGGATCGGTGCAGAAATCCAGGAAGCGGATGGCTACATCAAAATCGTCTCACCTATCAAGAACTCCCCGGCTGAAAAAGAAGGATTGCTGCCGAACGACCTCATCACGGCGGTTGACGGAAAAAGCATCCAGGGTATGTCTTCTTCGGAAGCTGTCATGCTGATCCGCGGGGAAAAAGGGACGACTGTCACGCTCACCGTCAAACGCGGTGACAAGGCGGAGCCGTTCGATGTGAAAGTGACTCGTGATGATATTCCGATCGAAACCGTCTATGCGGAAATGCTCGACGGCGGAATTGCACACATCCGTATGACGACGTTCTCCGAGCATACGTATGATGAGCTGCTGAAAGCCCTTGATGAAATGGAAGCCAAAGGCATGAAAGGGCTTGTTCTTGATGTCCGCCAAAATCCGGGCGGCGTACTTGACGGAGCGCTGAAAATTTCCGACCTCTTCGTGGAGGAAGGCAAGACGCTGGTCCAGACACAGGAACGGGGCAAGAAGGCAGTCCTGTACCCTGCTTCCGGCGGCCGTAAGGTCAACGTGCCGGTTGCTCTCGTCATCGACGATGGCAGTGCATCCGCTTCCGAGATCCTTGCTGGCGCCCTGAAGGAATCGGCAGGCATTCCGCTCGTCGGAACGAAATCATTCGGGAAAGGGACTGTCCAGTCACCGACCGATATGAGAGATGGTTCCAACTTGAAGATCACGACAGCGAAATGGCTGACACCTGATGGCAACTGGATCCACAAGAAAGGGATCGAGCCGGATGTGAAGGTCGACTATCCAACTTACGCCATGCTGCCGTTCCTCGATCCTTCAGAAGAACTGAAGGCAGGGGAGGTCTCTCCGAATACAGAACCAGCCAAGGAAATGCTGAAAGCGGTCGGCTACGATCCCGGTGAGATCAACGGCCTGTTCGACGAAAAGACCGAAGCGGCCGTCAAGAAGCTGCAGGCTGACCTGCAGCTTGAGGAAACAGGCGTGCTGACGGGTGATACGACAATCGGCCTGATGAACAAACTGAAAGAGAAAGTGGAAAACGACGATCCTCAGCTGCTGAAGGCAAAAGAGACAGTTGAGAAGAAAATCGCAAAATAATGAGCTGGAAAGCGTCTGATCCCTGGAGATCGGACGCTTTCTTTCAAGGAAAGGAACAGTCTCGATGATAGATGTCTATTTGTACAGCGGCTTTCTCGGGAGCGGGAAGACATCGCTGCTGCTTCACTCGCTCAAACAGCTCCAAGCGCAAGGGAGGAAGCCGGCTGTGCTCATGAACGAATTCGGCGACGTCCCGGTAGACTCGGATAGCGTGGCCCAATCCGGCGACGTGCCGCTGAAAGAACTGCTCGGCGGCTGTATTTGCTGTACGGGCTCAGAGAACACAGAGGCTCAGCTGCAAAGCCTGCTGACGGACTATGAGGATATCGATGTCATCCTTATCGAGACGACGGGAGCGGCCCATCCGGTGGAAGCGCTCGACGCTGTCCATTCTCCCCTGTTTGCCGATCGTCTGTCTGTCAAAGGGATCGTAACAGTAGCGGATGCACTGCACTGGCTGCACAGGGAAAAGCTGTCTCCGCGTATGCATGCCCTGTTCCTGGAACAGATCCGCCATGCCCATCTGATTGCGCTGAATAAGACGGATCTGGTCAGTGAATCGGAACTCGCCTCTATATCTATGGAGATTTCATCTTTAAATGAAGATGCTCCGATTGTCCAGACAGTCCAGGGAAAGCTCGATTTCGGTTTCATCGAAAAGACGCTGGCCCGGAAGTCCGCATCTGAACGTCCGGTCATCTCAGGCAAGCACTTGCCGATTTCAACAAAGGTCATCGAGTTCCGTGAACCGGTGACACAGGAAGCTGTCGAGCGCTGGGTACGGAGGCTGCCGGAGACAGTGTACCGCATGAAAGGCTATATACCAGTGGAAGGCGCCAAGCATCCGATGCTCTTCCAGTATGCATATGGGATGGTGAATTGGATGCCGGAATACGTCACGATGCCGGCTCGCATCGTCATGATCGGGGAAGGCATCGAGAGGCTGGAATGGGAGGCCGAATAACTTCTTCAGCGAGAATGTCAACATCCGAAACATGGCAATAACTCAGCACCTTGCCAAAGATATCCTTCTGTGCGTAAAAACATCACCTTAACAAAGGGTTCGACCAGCCGGATTGGTCCCCAGACCGGATTCTTCCAATTTTCGCCGAATCTCTTTCGTATATGATAGTTGCGAAGGGAGGCGTACAAGATGAAAAAACCGATTGCAGTCATCTTGCTGGGTTCGGCACTCGTTTTGCCGTATACCAGCCACGCAGAAGCAGCATCACTGGATTCCGTCCAGACGAAGACAGCAGCACAAGTGATCAATTTGGAAGCGGGCCAGCAGCCTTGCTACTCTAAGGCATTCCGAAGCAATGGGCGCATCAACATAGATTCCATCAAGCTGTATAAACTGTTCTTCGAACAATATAGAAATCAGGCCGGACAAGAGCAGACACCTGTCGCACCTGCTCCGGACAGTAAACCCGATGAACCGTCAGCTAAACCGGAACCCGCACCGACACCTGTGAAGCCGGAAACAAAGCCGCAACAGCCGGTAAAGCCGGAAGCGAAGCCCGAGCAGCCGGTAAAACCCGAACAGAAACCCGAGCAGAAACCTGACACTGCTCCTTCAGTACCGACTCCTCCACAAGAAAAACCGAGTCAGCCTGAAGCTTCGACTCAAGTTTCTGCAAGCCAGATCGAACAGGCTGTATTGGACTTGACGAACGCAGAACGTCAGAAAGCCGGACTGAAACCTTTGCAGTTTGATGAAAAACTGTTGAAATCGGCCCGTCAGAAATCCGCCGACATGGCAGCGAACCGTTACTTCTCCCATACAAGTCCAACATACGGGTCTCCGTTCGATCAGATGAAAGCGAATGGCATCACCTACCGCTCTGCAGCTGAGAACATTGCGATGGGTCAGCGGAGCGCTCAGGAAGTTGTCCAGGACTGGATGAATTCTCCAGGCCACCGGCAGAACATCTTGACGCCAGGTTTCACCCATATCGGTATCGGCTACGATGCAAACGGAAACTACTGGACCCAGCAGTTCATCCAGAAGTGATCAAAAAACCGCTTCACTGCAGACATACTTGCAGTGAAGCGGTTTTTCATTGAGCGGGCATTTCGTGTTTTCGCTGGATAAACCGCAGACGGAAACTCAGGACAGCCGCACCGACGGTCAAGCCGGCGATAAGGCCGACCCAATATCCATATGGACCGAGCCCGGTGAACGAAGCTGCGGCGTAGCCGACAGGCAGACCGATGACCCACAGGGAGACGAACCCCATGATGAATGTAATGTTGACGTCCTTATAACCCCGCAAGGCACCTTGGATCGGGGCCTGCACCGCATCGGACAGCTGGAACAGCGCACCGAATATGAAGAACTGGGAAGCCAGTGCCATGATTGCAGGATCGGTCGTATACAGGGACGCAATCGACGAGCGGGCGATCAGCAGGATGGCGATGGACAGCAGACTGAATGCGACAGCAAACGTGATGCCCATGTAGCTGTATCGTTTTGCATCCGCATACTGGTTCCCGCCGACCGATTGACCAACAAGAATCGTAGCGCCCATTGAAATGCTGAGCGGCATCATATACAGCAGGGACGTAAAATTGAGTGCGATCTGATGTGCGGAAATGACTTCGGTCGAAAATGAGCTCATAAGCAGTGTGACGACCGAAAAAATACTCGTCTCCACGAAAATGGAGAGGCCGATCGGCACCCCGATGACCAGAATCTCCTTCCAGTACAGCCACTTCGGACGCTGCCACTGTGCAAACAGACTGAACTTACGGAACGGCCTTCCGCCCAATGCCACCCCAAGAGCAATCCCGAAGACGATCCAGTATGTCAGACCGGATGCATACCCAGCTCCCGCACCGCCGAGCTCAGGGAAGCCGAAATTCCCATAGATCAGCAGATAATTCAGCAGGACATTGATCGGCGCGGAAATGAGGATGATGAACATCGACACCCGTGTCGATCCGAGCGCGTCAAAGAAGGACCTGAGAACGGTGTACGCAAACAGCGGCAGCAGGCCGACTGACATGCCCTGCAAGTAGCGGATAGCGATCGGTCCGACCGGATTTTCAAGTCCCATCGACCGGATGACCGGGAAGAACACGAGGGTGATCAGCAGAAAGACGACAATTGCCAGTGCAGCCGATACGTACAGCCCCTGCTGGACCGCAGGCCGGACCTCGGTATTTCTGCGGGCGCCGATATGCTGGGCGATGATCGGTGTCAGTGACATAAGTATGCCGGCAAGGCCTGTATAGACCGGCACCCAGAATGAGGAACCGATCGTCACGCCTGCCAGATGGTATGTATCGTAGCGGCCAGTCATAAGAATATCGAAGAACGTCACCATGTACAGGGCCACTTGTGTAATAAGGATCGGTGTCACGATCTTCAGGAAACGGACCGGTTTCCGTTCCGGAAGAAGAGAAGGTTCCATGGGTTTCCCCTCCTTTTTCAAATTCGACTCTAATTGTAGCATGCTTTTTTGGTATACTATCAAGAGGTTAGAAGAAAAGACGTTAAGTTTTTAACGAATAGAAGAGGTGAACGGCCACATGAAACGGCCAGTAATCGTGTTAACAGGCGGAGGGACAGCAGGCCACGTCTCTGTCAACGAAGCGATCATTCCTGCATTTCTGGAGCGGGGTTATGAAATACACTATATCGGGTCCCATGAAGGGATCGAACGTGATCTGATCGGGAAAGGTCATCCCGAAGTCATCTACCATGCAATCGACAGCGGGAAATTGCGCCGCTATTTCTCCATGAAAAACTTCACGGATCCGTTCCGTGTCGGAGCAGGGGTCCTGCAGGCATACTCCATATTGCGGAAGCTGAAGCCCGAGATCATCTTCTCGAAAGGCGGATTCGTCTCCGTGCCGGTTGTCCTGGCTGCGAAACTTGCACGCATTCCGGTTGTGGCCCACGAGTCCGATGTGTCACCGGGTCTTGCAAACAAACTCGCACTTCCATTCGCAAAACATATCTTCACTGTTTTCGAAGAGACACTTGCCTATGTGCCCGCAGACAGATCATCGTGCATCGGAGCGATCATCCGGCCCGAGCTGTTCGATGGCGATCGCAAAACAGGACTCCGCATGGCGGGATTGTCGGAAGGGAAACCCGTCCTGATTGTCATGGGCGGAAGCCAGGGATCCGCCGTCCTGAACGAAGGGATCCGCGGATGTCTGCCCGAGCTGCTCAGCCGGTTCCAGGTGATCCATCTGTGCGGAAAAGGGAACCTCGACGAGTCACTCGACAGCAGGGAAGGCTATGTCCAATTCGAATACGTGACGGAAGGCCTGCCGCACTTGCTGGCAGCCTCCGATTACGCCTTATCCCGAGCCGGCTCCAATGCGATCTTCGAACTGCTGGCAGTCAGAATCCCGATGCTGCTCGTGCCGCTCTCCGCTGAGAAGAGCCGTGGCGATCAGATCCTGAATGCACGACACTTCAAAAAACTTGGTTATGCCCGTGTTCTGACAGAAGAAGAACTGACAGAAACCGAGCTGCTGTTGAGCCTGGATGGACTCAAGGATGACAGGCAGGCCATTCTCGCCACTATGGAAAAGACAGATTCGACAAAAACACCGGAAGAAATGGCGGATCTCATCCTCGGCTGCCGAACAGGTGCATAATTATGCGGCAAGGAATTCCGTGTCTCATATGATCCTGACCCTTGCAACCATAAGCCGCAGCGTGTAAACTAGTTCGCGGATAAAACATGCAGTTACTAGAACGAAACCCTTTCGATTCCTCATTCTGCATGGTAACATGGATAAGGATATAAAAATTTGTGCAACATGCCGAAAGGCAAATGTGGAGGTAATAATTCATGTCGAATCGTGTTGGTTCCGAACGTTCGCCGTATGCGGCCTTTTCCGGCCCGAACCTTGGCTACGTAATGGAAATGTACGAACGGTACAAAAACGACCCTGAGTCTGTCGATGCAGAACTTGCTGACTTCTTCAGAAGGAACGGAGCCCCGGCTGCAGCCGGAAGTCAGTCAGGCTCACCGTCGCCGGAAAGGACAGAAGGCAGTCCGGCTGATTTCGGGAAAGTCCTGTCCGCTTACAGACTGATGGACGCTATTCGCGCATACGGACATCTCGCTGCGAATATTTATCCGCTGAACGACCGTCCGAAAGACGCAACACGCATGGAACTGTCCTCTTATGATCTTTCCGAACGGGATCTGGAAGAGATGCCGGCATCCTTGTTCCTTCAGGATGCACCCGCTCAAGTGGAGAATGCTCTGGATGCCGTGAATTACTTGAAATCGCTCTATACAGGGAAAATCGCTGTTGAATTCGCCCATCTGATCGATGAGGATGAAAAGCAGTGGATCCAGCAGAGCATCGAATCCGGCCGGCTGGCAGTCTCACTTACTGCGGATGAGAAGAAACAGCTGCTCGACCGTCTGACAAGGATCGAAGGTTTCGAGAAATTCATCCACCGGACGTTCGTTGGGGCGAAACGTTTCTCCATAGAAGGCCTTGATACGCTTGTCGTGTTCCTCGATGAGCTCGTACGCCGTTCTGAGGAAGCGGACACGAAGAAGATGCTGATCGGCATGGCGCACCGCGGCCGACTGAACGTACTCACGCACATTCTGAACAAACCGTATGAAATGATGTTCGCCGAATTTGCGGGAGTCCCTTCGTCGCCATTCCTTCCGGAAGATGGCTCGGTCGAGGTGACACGCGGCTGGTTCGGAGATGTCAAGTACCATCTCGGCGCCCTTTATAAAAAAGAAGGCGGCATGGACCGTTTCCTTGCCTATAACCCGTCACACCTGGAAGTCGTCAATCCGGTCATTGCCGGTCAGACACGCGCAGCGCAGGAGAACACGGATGCTCCGGGGATTCCGGTGCAGGATACGAACGCGGCATATGCTGTCATGGTGCACGGCGATGCAGCATTCCCGGGTGAGGGGATCGTCCAGGAGACGTTCAACTTCAGCCGGGTCCGCGGTTTCCAGACAGGCGGTTCCATCCATGTTATCGCAAACAATATGATCGGCTTCACGACAGAATATTACGATTCCCGTTCGACCCATTACTCATCGGATATGGCAAAAGGTTTTGAGGTGCCGATCGTCCACGTCAATGCCGACAGTCCGGAAGACGTCATTGCTTCTGCATTGTTCGCCTTCGAATACCGCCAGAAATTCGGCAAGGACATCCTGATCGACTTGATCGGCTACCGCCGGTATGGTCATAACGAAATGGATGAACCGATGGTCACAAACCCGGTAATGTACCAGGAAGTCCACAGCCATCCGACGGCACGCCAGCTTTACGGGGAAGCACTCGTCAATGAAGGCATCCTGACAGCGGAAGAAGTCGACAAGCTGGATGCGGATGTATTCGCTGAGATGCAGCGGGCTTACGATAAGGTGAAGGAGACATCCGCCGACAGCACACCGGGAACAAACGCGACACCGGAAGCTGTCCTCGCAGGCTATGCGCGTGATCTCCAGACAGGCGTGGAAGAAAACCGACTGCGCCGCATGAACGAGGAACTGCTGACCTATCCTGAAGGCTTCCATGTATTCGGCAAGCTGGACCGGATTCTCAAACGCCGCCAGGATCCGTTCAACGGCAAAGGGAAGATCGACTGGGCGCACGCCGAACAGCTCGCCTTGGGATCGATCCTGCAGGATGGCAAGCCGGTCCGGATGTCGGGTCAGGATATCCAGAGGGGGACTTTCGCTCATCGTCACCTCGTTCTCCACGACGAGAAGACAGGTGAGGAGTTCGTACCGCTCCATCATATCAGCGGCTCGAATGCATCGTTCGTCGCCTATAACAGTCCGCTTACCGAAGCGGGCGTAGTCGGTTATGAGTTCGGCTACAATCTGGAAGAGGAAAAGACGGTCACAATCTGGGAGGCACAGTATGGGGACTTCTCCAACATGGCGCAGGTGATGTACGACCAGTTCATCTCTTCCAGCAACGCGAAATGGGGCCAGCAGTCCGGTCTGATCATGCTGCTGCCGCATGGCTATGAAGGTCAGGGACCGGAACACTCAAGTACACGTATCGAGCGCTACCTGCAGCTCTGTGCGGAAAACAACTGGACCGTCGCCAACATTTCAAGCGCGGCGAACTACTTCCATGTTCTTCGCAGGCAGGCGGCCATCCTGGGTGATGAAGCCGAGCGCCCGCTCGTATTGGCGACTCCTAAATCACTTCTCCGTCATCCGCTCGTCGGAGCAGACGTGGAAGATCTCACGGAAGGTCATTTCGAGA comes from Sporosarcina trichiuri and encodes:
- a CDS encoding YpmS family protein; translation: MNGWKIAFFTLSGVVAAGFAGVLFLIGSAGESQELPAAEVIGEGEANHLTVRTTKKDFEGIANTYIRDAMKGEKLPVQMKVKDDVILYSELTVFSFRLPVVMHFDPIVREDGNLILKQSSMELGQLNIQPSAVLKVLRDSIKLPSWMIVRPKEEEIFIDLSKVPVAKGVSVRAKSFNLEKDEIVLDVSILKR
- the msrA gene encoding peptide-methionine (S)-S-oxide reductase MsrA, producing MKQVATFAGGCFWCMVKPFHKYDGVESVVSGYTGGDVPNPTYQMVCSETTGHREAVQIEFDDEVISYRELLDIFWRQIDPTDSGGQFFDRGESYKTAIYYHTPEQHEQAEQSKRELEESKKFSEPIATDILPAKPFYLAEEGHQDYYKKNPGHYKRYSVGSGRERFKSENWSEQP
- the msrB gene encoding peptide-methionine (R)-S-oxide reductase MsrB, which translates into the protein MKEDLKNRLTDLQYHVTQEQGTEPPFQNEYDSHYEDGIYVDVVSGEPLFSSKDKYDAGCGWPSFTKPIEKEEVTEHFDASHGMRRTEVRSKTADSHLGHVFPDGPGEAGTRYCINSAALRFVPVDKFDEEGLGDYKSQFK
- a CDS encoding YozE family protein yields the protein MDRSFYQFVLSFRGGGKDDLNAVFAERMFNDHSFPKSERSFDALSRYIEEKADSEMPSVIFDDLYRQYEERYL
- the deoD gene encoding purine-nucleoside phosphorylase, producing the protein MSIHINAKKGDVADTILLPGDPLRAKYIAETFLEDVVQYNEVRNMFGFTGTYKGKRISVQGTGMGVPSISIYTTELMQEFGVKKLIRVGTCGAIQKDVKVRDVILAQSATTNSPINRTFFNGVDYAPTANFDLLLKAYHAGKGKGLHLQVGNVFTEDFFYNEHAEHEKLASYGVLAVEMETAALYTLAAKHGCEALSILTVSDHILTGEATSSEERQTTFNEMIEVALEAAIQE
- a CDS encoding S41 family peptidase; protein product: MDENEQREPSRSPEPERTPSANRYFKIKPFSFVMLIFTLVILTAGITFFALTFGEDKVVEVVSPQKTDRAEFQKLYDAYDEIKKNYYENIDDNKVLDGAINGMVDSLDDPYSDYLNKEETEHLMENISSSFQGIGAEIQEADGYIKIVSPIKNSPAEKEGLLPNDLITAVDGKSIQGMSSSEAVMLIRGEKGTTVTLTVKRGDKAEPFDVKVTRDDIPIETVYAEMLDGGIAHIRMTTFSEHTYDELLKALDEMEAKGMKGLVLDVRQNPGGVLDGALKISDLFVEEGKTLVQTQERGKKAVLYPASGGRKVNVPVALVIDDGSASASEILAGALKESAGIPLVGTKSFGKGTVQSPTDMRDGSNLKITTAKWLTPDGNWIHKKGIEPDVKVDYPTYAMLPFLDPSEELKAGEVSPNTEPAKEMLKAVGYDPGEINGLFDEKTEAAVKKLQADLQLEETGVLTGDTTIGLMNKLKEKVENDDPQLLKAKETVEKKIAK
- a CDS encoding CobW family GTP-binding protein, which gives rise to MIDVYLYSGFLGSGKTSLLLHSLKQLQAQGRKPAVLMNEFGDVPVDSDSVAQSGDVPLKELLGGCICCTGSENTEAQLQSLLTDYEDIDVILIETTGAAHPVEALDAVHSPLFADRLSVKGIVTVADALHWLHREKLSPRMHALFLEQIRHAHLIALNKTDLVSESELASISMEISSLNEDAPIVQTVQGKLDFGFIEKTLARKSASERPVISGKHLPISTKVIEFREPVTQEAVERWVRRLPETVYRMKGYIPVEGAKHPMLFQYAYGMVNWMPEYVTMPARIVMIGEGIERLEWEAE
- a CDS encoding CAP domain-containing protein, which gives rise to MKKPIAVILLGSALVLPYTSHAEAASLDSVQTKTAAQVINLEAGQQPCYSKAFRSNGRINIDSIKLYKLFFEQYRNQAGQEQTPVAPAPDSKPDEPSAKPEPAPTPVKPETKPQQPVKPEAKPEQPVKPEQKPEQKPDTAPSVPTPPQEKPSQPEASTQVSASQIEQAVLDLTNAERQKAGLKPLQFDEKLLKSARQKSADMAANRYFSHTSPTYGSPFDQMKANGITYRSAAENIAMGQRSAQEVVQDWMNSPGHRQNILTPGFTHIGIGYDANGNYWTQQFIQK
- a CDS encoding MATE family efflux transporter, with the translated sequence MEPSLLPERKPVRFLKIVTPILITQVALYMVTFFDILMTGRYDTYHLAGVTIGSSFWVPVYTGLAGILMSLTPIIAQHIGARRNTEVRPAVQQGLYVSAALAIVVFLLITLVFFPVIRSMGLENPVGPIAIRYLQGMSVGLLPLFAYTVLRSFFDALGSTRVSMFIILISAPINVLLNYLLIYGNFGFPELGGAGAGYASGLTYWIVFGIALGVALGGRPFRKFSLFAQWQRPKWLYWKEILVIGVPIGLSIFVETSIFSVVTLLMSSFSTEVISAHQIALNFTSLLYMMPLSISMGATILVGQSVGGNQYADAKRYSYMGITFAVAFSLLSIAILLIARSSIASLYTTDPAIMALASQFFIFGALFQLSDAVQAPIQGALRGYKDVNITFIMGFVSLWVIGLPVGYAAASFTGLGPYGYWVGLIAGLTVGAAVLSFRLRFIQRKHEMPAQ
- a CDS encoding undecaprenyldiphospho-muramoylpentapeptide beta-N-acetylglucosaminyltransferase; the encoded protein is MKRPVIVLTGGGTAGHVSVNEAIIPAFLERGYEIHYIGSHEGIERDLIGKGHPEVIYHAIDSGKLRRYFSMKNFTDPFRVGAGVLQAYSILRKLKPEIIFSKGGFVSVPVVLAAKLARIPVVAHESDVSPGLANKLALPFAKHIFTVFEETLAYVPADRSSCIGAIIRPELFDGDRKTGLRMAGLSEGKPVLIVMGGSQGSAVLNEGIRGCLPELLSRFQVIHLCGKGNLDESLDSREGYVQFEYVTEGLPHLLAASDYALSRAGSNAIFELLAVRIPMLLVPLSAEKSRGDQILNARHFKKLGYARVLTEEELTETELLLSLDGLKDDRQAILATMEKTDSTKTPEEMADLILGCRTGA
- a CDS encoding 2-oxoglutarate dehydrogenase E1 component, with the translated sequence MSNRVGSERSPYAAFSGPNLGYVMEMYERYKNDPESVDAELADFFRRNGAPAAAGSQSGSPSPERTEGSPADFGKVLSAYRLMDAIRAYGHLAANIYPLNDRPKDATRMELSSYDLSERDLEEMPASLFLQDAPAQVENALDAVNYLKSLYTGKIAVEFAHLIDEDEKQWIQQSIESGRLAVSLTADEKKQLLDRLTRIEGFEKFIHRTFVGAKRFSIEGLDTLVVFLDELVRRSEEADTKKMLIGMAHRGRLNVLTHILNKPYEMMFAEFAGVPSSPFLPEDGSVEVTRGWFGDVKYHLGALYKKEGGMDRFLAYNPSHLEVVNPVIAGQTRAAQENTDAPGIPVQDTNAAYAVMVHGDAAFPGEGIVQETFNFSRVRGFQTGGSIHVIANNMIGFTTEYYDSRSTHYSSDMAKGFEVPIVHVNADSPEDVIASALFAFEYRQKFGKDILIDLIGYRRYGHNEMDEPMVTNPVMYQEVHSHPTARQLYGEALVNEGILTAEEVDKLDADVFAEMQRAYDKVKETSADSTPGTNATPEAVLAGYARDLQTGVEENRLRRMNEELLTYPEGFHVFGKLDRILKRRQDPFNGKGKIDWAHAEQLALGSILQDGKPVRMSGQDIQRGTFAHRHLVLHDEKTGEEFVPLHHISGSNASFVAYNSPLTEAGVVGYEFGYNLEEEKTVTIWEAQYGDFSNMAQVMYDQFISSSNAKWGQQSGLIMLLPHGYEGQGPEHSSTRIERYLQLCAENNWTVANISSAANYFHVLRRQAAILGDEAERPLVLATPKSLLRHPLVGADVEDLTEGHFETVLEEPNTGKNADSVKKILLTSGKMAIDLAEKVKDGQGYDHLHIARVEQLYPFPSDKLSAIIQRYPNAEEIVWVQEEPKNMGAWSFARPYLNEISQGLPVNYTGRIHRASPSEGNGTMHKAEQQRIVEEALKQ